A single window of Dryocola sp. LX212 DNA harbors:
- the acs gene encoding acetate--CoA ligase encodes MSSSQAFSPDRGSYPAQYYFSVTHPEAYWREEASHISWIAPFTTVKDTSFSPGKVNIRWFEDGKLNVSVNCLDRHLEARGDQIAIIWEGDDDKERRNLSYRQLLDQVCRFAGVLHSMGIRKGDTVTLYMPMVPETAIAMLACARIGAVHSVVFAGFSAEALAERMADAGSRLVITADEGLRGGKVISLKACVDQARKYCRESLGHDVRQTIVFRRTGGDISWEPEIDHWWHELMSRTSPLVEPVSMKAEDPLFILYTSGSTGKPKGLLHTTAGYLVYAHSTFRLLAGDSRIFWCTADVGWITGHTYMLYAPLCAGLTTVMYEGIPCSPSADRLATMIDRHNVDMFYTAPTLIRSLMSVGVTALGNSHRTSLRRLGTVGEPINPEAWRWYKDVFGNGRCPVIDTWWQTETGGIMIAPINGENKPGAAATPLFGIRADIVDDNGKAVPPMTRGNLVIRDSWPGQARTIYGDHARFEEVYFSTVPGSYFTGDGAWQDEEGHFWISGRVDDVLNVSGHRLGTAEIESAITSHPVVCEAAVVGQPHPVKGESVYAFVTLMEGQKVSESLSTELRVRVREKIGALAVPEVIHWTPHLPKTRSGKILRRLLRKIVVGEIGELGDLSSLADQEVLYDLLQRKNER; translated from the coding sequence ATGTCATCATCTCAGGCATTTTCCCCAGATAGGGGCAGTTACCCTGCACAATATTACTTTTCTGTTACTCACCCTGAAGCTTACTGGCGAGAAGAGGCTTCACATATTTCCTGGATTGCCCCCTTTACTACGGTCAAGGATACATCCTTCTCTCCTGGCAAAGTTAATATCCGTTGGTTTGAGGACGGTAAGCTAAATGTTTCAGTAAACTGCCTTGATCGGCATCTGGAGGCCCGTGGTGATCAAATAGCAATTATCTGGGAAGGCGATGATGACAAAGAACGCCGTAATCTGAGCTATCGTCAGTTATTGGATCAGGTTTGCCGTTTTGCCGGTGTACTGCATTCTATGGGAATTCGTAAAGGCGATACGGTAACACTGTATATGCCCATGGTGCCTGAAACCGCTATTGCCATGTTGGCCTGTGCACGTATTGGGGCTGTTCATAGCGTTGTTTTTGCTGGATTTTCAGCCGAAGCGCTGGCAGAGCGCATGGCCGATGCTGGCTCCCGGCTGGTGATAACTGCAGATGAAGGGTTGAGAGGAGGGAAAGTTATTTCTCTGAAAGCTTGTGTCGATCAGGCACGAAAGTACTGCCGGGAATCTCTGGGGCATGATGTCCGGCAGACCATAGTATTCCGGCGGACTGGGGGGGATATTTCCTGGGAACCCGAAATTGATCATTGGTGGCACGAGTTGATGAGCCGCACATCACCGCTTGTAGAACCTGTATCTATGAAAGCAGAAGACCCTCTGTTTATTCTTTATACTTCTGGTTCGACAGGAAAACCAAAGGGGCTTCTACATACAACGGCAGGTTATCTTGTTTATGCCCACAGTACCTTCCGTTTACTGGCTGGTGATTCTCGAATTTTCTGGTGTACCGCCGATGTGGGGTGGATAACAGGGCATACCTATATGCTATATGCCCCATTATGTGCAGGTCTAACGACGGTTATGTATGAAGGAATACCGTGTTCACCATCGGCAGATCGACTGGCTACAATGATTGATCGGCACAATGTCGATATGTTTTACACTGCCCCGACTCTTATTCGCAGCTTGATGTCTGTCGGCGTTACTGCACTGGGTAATTCACACCGTACTTCCTTACGCCGGTTGGGAACAGTTGGTGAGCCGATTAATCCTGAAGCCTGGCGATGGTACAAAGATGTCTTTGGAAATGGCCGATGCCCGGTGATTGATACTTGGTGGCAAACGGAAACCGGGGGGATCATGATTGCACCGATCAATGGTGAAAATAAACCGGGTGCTGCGGCGACTCCATTATTTGGTATCCGAGCGGATATTGTAGATGATAACGGAAAAGCGGTGCCCCCTATGACCCGAGGAAATCTTGTCATCCGCGACTCCTGGCCCGGTCAGGCCCGGACTATTTATGGCGATCACGCCCGATTTGAAGAAGTCTATTTCTCAACTGTGCCTGGTAGTTATTTTACCGGTGACGGCGCCTGGCAGGATGAAGAGGGGCATTTCTGGATCTCGGGACGGGTGGATGATGTTCTCAATGTTTCAGGACATCGACTAGGAACAGCCGAAATTGAATCAGCCATCACATCACACCCCGTAGTTTGCGAAGCGGCGGTAGTCGGACAGCCCCATCCTGTTAAGGGCGAATCGGTATATGCTTTTGTGACCTTGATGGAAGGTCAAAAAGTGTCGGAATCATTGTCCACTGAACTTCGTGTACGTGTACGAGAAAAAATTGGTGCGTTGGCGGTGCCGGAGGTGATCCATTGGACCCCCCATCTGCCTAAAACACGTTCAGGAAAAATTTTACGCCGATTACTGAGGAAGATTGTTGTCGGCGAAATTGGGGAGTTGGGTGACTTGTCTTCCTTGGCTGATCAGGAGGTGCTTTACGATTTGTTGCAGCGAAAAAATGAAAGATAA
- a CDS encoding glycine zipper 2TM domain-containing protein: MIVHKSLLAVPFLALTLTGCINSNRYAGDVYQASDAKAIQTVSYGTVTHVRPVQLQAGGDTNVAGGIGGAVLGGFLGNTIGGGKGRSLATATGAVAGGMAGQKIQGEMNKEQGVELEIRKDDGKTVMVVQKQGPSVFTVGERVALASDGHQVTVSPR; encoded by the coding sequence ATGATTGTACACAAATCCCTTTTGGCTGTTCCATTTTTGGCTTTAACGTTAACAGGTTGCATTAATAGCAACCGTTACGCAGGGGATGTTTATCAGGCCTCAGATGCCAAAGCAATTCAGACGGTATCCTATGGAACGGTCACTCACGTTCGTCCTGTTCAACTGCAGGCTGGGGGTGATACAAACGTTGCCGGTGGTATTGGAGGAGCTGTACTTGGTGGTTTCCTGGGTAACACAATTGGTGGGGGGAAAGGCCGTTCCCTTGCCACTGCTACTGGGGCTGTAGCGGGCGGAATGGCGGGGCAGAAAATTCAGGGCGAAATGAACAAAGAACAGGGTGTGGAACTGGAAATTCGCAAAGATGATGGCAAAACTGTTATGGTGGTTCAAAAGCAGGGGCCGTCTGTATTTACGGTCGGAGAGCGCGTTGCACTCGCAAGCGACGGTCATCAGGTAACGGTATCTCCTCGCTAA
- a CDS encoding inverse autotransporter beta domain-containing protein produces MAAVIIYFLELLARAENYRFVVILVEYTYMSDRSILIRAIVFLLLTFHFINGLAASKSDPSSSEPQSLNGQDWIKSQLTNEADQKINDFLGQFGTARANFNTGDHFDGSALDLLLPLYDRPDSLLYSQWGWRRQNSRNTLNWGLGWRYQPGNGWLFGGNVFLDDDITGDNRRAGLGLELWRDYLKLSVNGYAGTTDWHTSDLHADYDEKPANGFDIRMAAFLPDYPQLGGVLKYEKYYGKDVALFDDDTLQNNPYAVTAGVTYTPIPLLDLALEQKKGSGQQHDTHVEMNITWRPGVSLNSQLDPQEVSTTRALDVSRYDVADRNYQVVLQYKKKQLIRVSLPAHLQGYGGDTTRVNATVTSRHPVTAIDWDMHQLTAAGGNWRLLTMDSVEITFPPYQSGGNNLFKIGAIARDDQGNASPEAWSTGEVLYSDDDDKPTRTGTLTVVSDNAKADGLSYNRVQASITDDSGTPLKGETITFQASNGAQITPQSGQTDADGLLSATLTSTQPGESEVIANLKQGGSRSVMTHFVGDAPPVETLTVISDNARANGSASNSVQVRVTDDSGTPLKGENITFQATNGAQITPQSGQTDADGLLSATLTSTQPGESEVTASLDGGESQQVVTHFLGDTLLTLKVIKDNAVGDNIETDEVEAWVTDTQGQPAPGIPVTFSALSGFAEVDTPQATTDAQGRATTTIRSKVTHNTVTVQASTDDNKTDTTEVHFYPMSYRSEIERNNAPADGKSEDVFAVTLTRYDGSPAAGKTVNFESRFPGMTLSRSSGLTDSQGVARVSATAIRPGRYLLITEAPGAATWQTPLIFTAPR; encoded by the coding sequence ATGGCAGCCGTTATAATTTATTTTTTAGAGCTTCTGGCGCGGGCCGAAAACTATCGGTTTGTTGTCATATTAGTGGAATATACTTATATGTCTGATAGAAGTATTCTTATCAGAGCAATAGTTTTTTTGTTGCTCACTTTTCATTTTATTAACGGTTTGGCTGCGAGCAAGTCCGATCCGTCAAGTTCGGAACCTCAGTCCCTCAATGGGCAAGACTGGATCAAATCACAACTTACAAATGAAGCTGATCAGAAAATCAATGATTTTCTGGGGCAGTTCGGAACAGCCAGAGCAAATTTTAACACTGGCGATCATTTCGATGGCAGCGCGTTAGATTTACTGTTGCCTTTGTATGATCGGCCTGACAGTTTGTTGTACAGCCAATGGGGATGGCGCCGCCAAAACTCTCGAAACACGCTTAACTGGGGATTGGGATGGCGCTACCAACCAGGAAATGGCTGGTTATTTGGCGGGAATGTCTTTTTAGATGATGATATTACCGGTGATAACCGACGAGCCGGCCTCGGGCTGGAGTTGTGGCGAGATTACCTTAAGCTCTCCGTCAATGGTTATGCTGGTACAACAGACTGGCACACCTCAGATTTGCACGCCGATTATGATGAAAAACCAGCGAATGGTTTTGATATTCGGATGGCCGCATTTTTACCCGATTACCCGCAGCTTGGCGGCGTGCTGAAATATGAAAAATATTACGGTAAGGACGTCGCGTTGTTTGATGACGATACCCTGCAAAATAATCCGTATGCCGTCACAGCAGGAGTGACCTACACCCCTATTCCGTTGCTTGATCTGGCGTTAGAACAAAAAAAAGGAAGCGGACAACAACATGATACGCACGTTGAAATGAATATTACCTGGCGTCCTGGTGTTTCTCTGAACAGCCAACTTGATCCGCAGGAAGTTAGCACGACACGAGCTCTGGATGTTAGTCGTTATGATGTAGCGGATCGTAATTATCAGGTTGTGTTGCAGTATAAAAAGAAGCAGTTAATTCGCGTCTCTTTACCCGCGCATTTACAGGGATATGGCGGTGATACAACCCGCGTGAACGCCACCGTGACATCACGCCATCCTGTCACAGCCATTGACTGGGACATGCATCAATTGACCGCTGCCGGTGGCAATTGGCGCCTTTTGACGATGGATAGTGTAGAAATTACGTTTCCCCCTTATCAAAGCGGGGGTAACAATCTGTTTAAAATTGGTGCCATCGCCAGAGACGACCAGGGAAACGCATCACCTGAAGCATGGAGCACCGGTGAGGTGCTGTATTCCGATGATGACGATAAACCAACCCGCACCGGGACGTTAACTGTGGTGTCGGATAATGCTAAAGCGGATGGTCTCTCCTACAACAGAGTACAGGCTAGCATCACTGATGATAGTGGTACCCCGCTGAAAGGGGAAACCATCACGTTTCAGGCCAGCAACGGTGCACAAATTACGCCGCAAAGCGGACAAACGGATGCAGATGGTCTACTCAGCGCTACCCTCACCTCAACTCAACCCGGAGAGAGTGAGGTTATTGCGAACCTGAAGCAAGGGGGAAGCCGGAGTGTTATGACGCATTTTGTCGGCGATGCTCCCCCAGTAGAGACTCTTACCGTAATCTCGGATAATGCCAGAGCGAATGGTAGCGCTAGTAATAGCGTACAGGTAAGAGTCACAGATGATAGTGGCACTCCTCTGAAAGGAGAAAACATTACGTTTCAGGCCACTAACGGTGCACAAATTACACCGCAAAGCGGACAAACGGATGCAGATGGTCTGCTCAGCGCCACTCTCACATCAACTCAGCCCGGTGAAAGTGAAGTAACCGCCAGCCTGGATGGTGGAGAAAGCCAACAGGTCGTCACCCACTTTCTCGGGGATACGCTTCTGACGCTGAAAGTGATAAAAGATAATGCTGTGGGCGACAATATCGAAACGGATGAAGTTGAAGCATGGGTTACGGATACCCAGGGCCAGCCAGCCCCAGGCATCCCCGTAACGTTCTCAGCATTATCGGGTTTTGCGGAAGTAGATACGCCGCAAGCAACGACTGATGCTCAAGGCCGAGCTACCACCACAATTCGTTCAAAAGTGACCCACAATACAGTGACGGTCCAGGCTTCTACAGATGATAATAAGACGGACACAACGGAGGTTCATTTTTATCCCATGAGCTATCGTAGCGAAATTGAACGTAATAACGCCCCCGCTGACGGTAAGTCTGAAGATGTTTTTGCGGTTACATTGACACGGTATGATGGTAGCCCTGCTGCCGGTAAGACTGTGAATTTTGAAAGCCGTTTTCCGGGCATGACTCTTTCAAGATCGTCAGGGCTTACGGATAGCCAGGGTGTTGCGCGAGTCAGCGCGACGGCCATACGGCCAGGGAGGTACCTTCTGATAACCGAAGCTCCAGGGGCTGCTACCTGGCAGACACCATTGATCTTCACTGCTCCCAGATAG